One window of the Dethiosulfovibrio russensis genome contains the following:
- a CDS encoding GNAT family N-acetyltransferase, which translates to MILFDIDFCGPEDGPAIVDIDLRSNRNPWPLSSVMDDLRNRSGEIVYMGAFKKDALLGFIALERRKKLVWIMQLAVSPDWRRLGIGEQLLCSAYAVGEEWGCRGVGLTVRVSNSGARALYEKNGFVQGATLSGYYGDGEDGIRMQRNSLIP; encoded by the coding sequence ATGATCCTTTTCGACATAGATTTTTGCGGGCCGGAGGACGGTCCGGCTATAGTCGACATAGACCTTCGTTCCAACCGGAATCCCTGGCCTTTATCGTCGGTGATGGACGATCTCAGAAACCGTTCGGGAGAGATCGTCTACATGGGTGCTTTCAAAAAAGACGCCCTCCTGGGGTTTATCGCCCTCGAGCGAAGGAAAAAGCTTGTGTGGATAATGCAGCTGGCGGTCTCTCCCGACTGGAGAAGGCTTGGCATAGGAGAGCAGCTTCTCTGTTCCGCCTACGCAGTAGGGGAGGAGTGGGGATGTCGCGGGGTCGGTCTTACCGTGAGAGTCTCCAATTCAGGGGCTAGAGCTCTTTACGAAAAAAACGGTTTCGTCCAAGGGGCTACCTTGTCGGGGTATTATGGGGACGGCGAGGATGGAATCAGGATGCAGAGAAATTCTCTGATCCCCTGA
- a CDS encoding adenylosuccinate synthase has protein sequence MKGKVEAIIGAQWGDEGKGRVVDSLGDRVDVFARYQGGANAGHTVIVEGKKHVFHLLPSGMLYSGKTCVIGNGVVLDPEQLLNELSELQGKGEDRSRLVISGSAHVVMPYHKKLDQAQEASRDQGSKIGTTGRGIGPCYVDKYNRCGIRVEDLLDPEALREKLESNLDEKNLLFTKIYDEAPLSFDEIYRQALSWGKSLEPYVDDASLVINEALNNGQTVLLEGAQGTLLDVDHGTYPMVTSSSPTSAGGCVGLGVAPQYVEKVYGVVKAYLTRVGEGPFPSEDKGDTGQYLRDKGGEYGATTGRPRKCGWLDMVALRYAVRINGMTHITLTKLDVLTGLREVKVCVAYRSNGEDRTEFNGNIRYLNGVEPVYRSFQGWDEDISSVRDFDDLPDAARAYVRYIEEETGVPVSIIGVGPERDQMIVRDL, from the coding sequence TTGAAGGGAAAAGTAGAAGCCATCATAGGTGCCCAGTGGGGCGACGAGGGAAAGGGACGAGTCGTCGACTCTTTGGGAGACCGGGTGGACGTGTTCGCCCGGTATCAGGGAGGCGCCAACGCCGGACACACGGTGATCGTGGAGGGCAAGAAACACGTCTTTCACCTGCTTCCCTCGGGAATGCTGTATTCGGGAAAGACCTGTGTCATAGGAAACGGTGTGGTGTTGGACCCCGAGCAGCTTTTAAACGAGCTCTCCGAGCTTCAGGGGAAGGGAGAGGACCGTTCCCGTCTGGTGATAAGCGGTTCCGCCCACGTGGTGATGCCCTACCATAAGAAGCTCGATCAGGCTCAGGAGGCAAGTAGGGACCAGGGTAGCAAGATAGGCACGACCGGCAGGGGGATAGGTCCCTGCTATGTGGACAAATACAACCGTTGCGGTATAAGGGTCGAGGATCTGCTGGACCCTGAGGCTCTGAGGGAGAAGCTGGAGTCCAATCTGGACGAGAAAAACCTTCTTTTCACCAAAATATACGACGAGGCTCCTCTCTCTTTCGACGAAATATATCGTCAGGCCCTGAGCTGGGGTAAATCTCTTGAGCCTTACGTGGACGACGCCTCTTTGGTCATAAACGAGGCCCTGAATAATGGACAGACCGTTCTGCTCGAGGGTGCCCAGGGTACTCTTCTGGACGTGGATCATGGAACCTACCCCATGGTTACCAGCTCCAGTCCCACCTCTGCCGGAGGCTGCGTAGGCCTGGGGGTCGCTCCCCAGTACGTGGAAAAGGTCTACGGCGTGGTTAAGGCCTATCTCACCAGGGTAGGAGAGGGACCGTTCCCCTCGGAGGATAAGGGCGATACCGGCCAGTATCTGAGGGATAAGGGCGGAGAGTACGGCGCCACTACCGGACGTCCCAGAAAATGCGGTTGGCTCGATATGGTGGCCCTGCGCTACGCCGTAAGAATCAACGGTATGACCCATATAACCTTGACCAAACTGGATGTACTGACCGGGCTCAGAGAGGTAAAGGTCTGCGTGGCCTATCGATCGAACGGGGAGGACAGGACCGAATTCAACGGGAACATCCGCTATCTCAACGGAGTCGAGCCGGTGTACCGTTCTTTCCAGGGCTGGGACGAGGATATCTCTTCGGTCAGGGATTTCGACGACCTTCCAGATGCGGCCAGGGCTTACGTTCGCTACATAGAGGAGGAAACAGGTGTCCCTGTGTCCATCATAGGAGTCGGACCCGAGAGGGATCAGATGATAGTCAGGGATCTCTAG
- a CDS encoding S41 family peptidase, with product MWKNSRKILLGILIGAALVSGIVAAQARDGDLDRVAPFDLDSLWLMKQARAIIEAYQVDAASDDVTEKDLLYGAMDGMVSAWGDPYTRFVDPEQLEQEQTDLRGKYGGLGIYIGQRDGAILVISPIEDTPADRAGLKPQDQIVKIGDEMVIGWDLHEVVDSLRGEPGTPVTVWIRREGESDLLKKEMVREEIKLESVRFEMLSDDIGYVRLSQFKDTSPSDLGKAVIDLKNEGARGLILDLRNNGGGLLNAAVEISDMFLNGGLVVGTKGRVERANEELYATDGVLTDLPLVVLVNEGSASASEIVAGAVRDRGRAVLVGKKTFGKGSVQTLFNLIDGSAIYVTIARYHTPNGTIIDHIGISPDIEVDGEWSREHDKDDQLKKGVETLEELIGGAPILSISEDVVG from the coding sequence ATGTGGAAAAACTCTAGAAAGATATTGTTGGGGATTCTGATAGGAGCCGCCTTGGTTTCGGGCATAGTCGCCGCTCAGGCTCGGGACGGAGACCTCGACAGGGTGGCGCCTTTCGACCTCGATTCCCTTTGGCTTATGAAGCAGGCCAGAGCCATCATAGAGGCCTATCAGGTGGATGCGGCCAGCGACGATGTCACGGAGAAGGATCTGCTTTACGGAGCCATGGACGGAATGGTGTCCGCCTGGGGTGATCCCTACACGAGGTTCGTCGATCCCGAACAGCTGGAACAGGAGCAGACGGACCTTCGAGGCAAGTACGGGGGCCTTGGCATATACATAGGCCAGAGGGACGGAGCCATCCTGGTGATAAGTCCTATAGAGGACACTCCGGCGGACAGAGCCGGTCTGAAGCCTCAGGACCAGATAGTGAAGATAGGGGATGAGATGGTCATAGGCTGGGATCTCCACGAGGTGGTGGATTCCCTTAGAGGCGAGCCAGGTACACCCGTCACGGTATGGATACGTAGAGAGGGAGAGTCGGATCTTCTGAAGAAGGAGATGGTCCGAGAGGAGATAAAGCTCGAGTCCGTCCGTTTCGAGATGCTCAGCGACGACATCGGCTATGTTCGCCTGTCTCAGTTCAAGGACACGAGCCCCTCCGATCTGGGTAAGGCCGTGATAGATCTGAAGAACGAAGGAGCCAGAGGTCTGATTCTGGATCTTCGAAATAACGGTGGCGGCCTTTTGAACGCCGCGGTTGAGATCTCCGATATGTTCCTGAACGGTGGACTGGTGGTCGGAACCAAGGGAAGGGTCGAGCGAGCCAACGAAGAGCTTTACGCTACGGACGGGGTTTTGACCGATCTTCCTCTGGTGGTTTTGGTCAACGAGGGAAGTGCCAGCGCGTCGGAGATAGTGGCCGGAGCCGTCAGGGACAGGGGCAGGGCCGTCTTGGTCGGCAAGAAGACCTTCGGCAAGGGCTCGGTTCAGACTCTGTTCAACCTGATAGACGGTTCAGCCATATACGTGACCATCGCCCGATATCATACCCCTAACGGCACGATAATCGACCATATCGGCATATCTCCCGACATAGAGGTCGACGGAGAGTGGTCCAGAGAGCACGACAAGGACGATCAGCTCAAAAAGGGAGTAGAGACCTTGGAGGAGCTTATCGGAGGAGCTCCTATCCTGTCTATTTCGGAAGATGTCGTCGGTTAG
- a CDS encoding murein hydrolase activator EnvC family protein: MKKILGIFSLVLLVLSAMSTSSWAAMTAEELDRRIREEEHQMAILERQVKHQQELINASKKREAAYLQELARFDQKRQVAEQSISLLELKRKKILREISEMEKEISRLEKEIERIKGFLAERLVTIYKFGGTAELNLLLSSQNVADAMNTGHLLRKLAAQDEDLIGEVERETLRIQELVEGLSSRERDLQAKKKDLAVQKRRLESAIAERNGLLKKLRENRSAYQQSVKEAEEDQREIRAKIKSYIRAKQELARSNKDGDDGQTPLPPHKGKFRWPVKGKLTSRFGTRVHPVFKTKTVHTGIDIAAPKGTTVRAAGKGDVLYAGWLRGYGQIVILDNGGNFSTVYAHLSRILVSEGQRVSDGQPIGNVGDTGVATGPHLHFEVRVNGDARDPLKYL, encoded by the coding sequence ATGAAAAAAATATTGGGCATCTTTTCTCTGGTTCTTCTGGTCCTGTCCGCCATGTCCACGTCGTCTTGGGCCGCCATGACGGCGGAGGAGCTCGATCGTCGGATAAGGGAAGAGGAGCACCAGATGGCGATACTGGAGCGTCAGGTAAAACACCAGCAGGAACTCATAAACGCGTCCAAGAAGAGGGAGGCCGCCTATCTTCAGGAGCTAGCTCGTTTCGATCAGAAGAGGCAGGTGGCGGAACAGAGCATATCCCTCTTGGAACTGAAGAGGAAAAAAATCCTGAGGGAGATATCCGAGATGGAGAAGGAGATCTCTCGACTGGAAAAGGAAATAGAGAGGATCAAGGGGTTTCTCGCCGAGAGGTTGGTCACCATATATAAATTCGGGGGAACGGCGGAGTTGAATCTTCTGTTGTCCTCCCAGAACGTGGCCGACGCTATGAACACCGGTCATCTGCTTAGAAAGCTGGCGGCTCAGGACGAGGATCTGATCGGCGAGGTGGAGAGGGAGACCCTGAGGATCCAGGAGTTAGTGGAGGGGTTGTCCTCCAGGGAGAGGGACCTTCAGGCCAAGAAGAAGGATCTGGCGGTCCAGAAAAGACGTTTAGAATCGGCGATCGCCGAGAGAAACGGGCTCTTGAAGAAGCTTAGGGAGAACCGTTCCGCCTATCAACAGAGCGTCAAGGAGGCGGAGGAGGACCAGAGGGAGATCAGGGCAAAGATCAAGTCCTACATAAGAGCGAAACAGGAGCTTGCCCGATCCAATAAGGACGGAGACGATGGACAGACCCCTTTGCCTCCCCATAAGGGCAAGTTTCGCTGGCCCGTTAAGGGAAAGCTCACCAGCCGTTTCGGAACCAGGGTCCATCCGGTATTCAAGACCAAGACGGTCCATACCGGAATAGATATAGCCGCTCCCAAGGGAACGACGGTCAGAGCCGCGGGAAAAGGAGATGTCCTGTACGCAGGATGGCTGAGGGGATACGGACAGATCGTCATATTGGACAACGGAGGAAATTTTTCCACCGTCTACGCCCATCTCAGCCGGATTCTCGTCTCCGAAGGGCAGAGGGTCTCGGACGGTCAACCCATAGGGAATGTCGGCGATACCGGGGTGGCTACCGGTCCTCACCTTCATTTCGAGGTAAGGGTCAACGGAGATGCCAGGGATCCCTTGAAGTATCTGTAG
- a CDS encoding cell division protein FtsX: MATFRYALRDTFRTMGSHWGVSFLTLLTASAVFFLVGATALFSLNIKQVTSSIEGDLTIQAFVDSVEECRAVADAMRGLPWVSSVKIISPDDALSKLKAKLGNQAKAVTLLGKNPLPWTVDIGAKKAQDVPSIVRELLSQPSVDDVVYAGALAERLARVSELSGRVAVVVLIIAVVVSALVLFNTIRIAVYSRKQEISVMLLVGATRLYVAMPFVLQGVFLGLGGSLVAIGIIHLFYGDIIASVSSALPLLQFVTDWDVLYRLYGILLGTGVVVGWLCSWMAVSRFIRQAMRPM; this comes from the coding sequence ATGGCGACCTTTAGATACGCTCTCAGGGATACTTTTAGGACAATGGGCTCCCATTGGGGGGTCAGCTTTCTAACCCTCCTGACAGCCTCCGCCGTTTTCTTCCTGGTCGGGGCGACCGCCCTCTTCTCGTTGAACATAAAACAGGTAACCTCGTCGATAGAGGGAGACCTGACCATTCAGGCCTTCGTCGATTCGGTGGAGGAGTGCCGGGCGGTAGCTGACGCCATGAGGGGGCTTCCCTGGGTGTCTTCCGTCAAGATTATTTCGCCGGACGATGCCCTTTCGAAGCTGAAGGCCAAGCTCGGGAATCAGGCTAAAGCCGTCACCCTGCTCGGCAAGAACCCCCTGCCTTGGACTGTAGATATAGGGGCCAAGAAGGCCCAGGATGTTCCCTCCATCGTTCGGGAACTACTGTCTCAGCCCTCGGTTGACGACGTGGTGTATGCCGGCGCTCTGGCGGAACGGCTTGCCAGGGTATCCGAGCTGTCGGGAAGGGTCGCGGTGGTGGTGCTTATCATAGCCGTTGTCGTGAGCGCTTTGGTGCTGTTCAACACCATTCGTATAGCGGTCTATTCCAGAAAACAGGAGATATCGGTTATGCTGCTGGTCGGGGCTACCAGGCTCTACGTGGCCATGCCCTTCGTGCTCCAGGGGGTTTTCCTCGGACTGGGAGGATCGCTTGTGGCCATAGGGATCATACATCTCTTTTACGGAGATATAATAGCCTCTGTGTCCTCCGCTCTTCCTCTCCTGCAATTCGTAACAGACTGGGACGTGCTGTACCGGCTCTACGGAATTTTACTGGGTACCGGTGTGGTGGTGGGATGGCTTTGCAGCTGGATGGCGGTGAGCCGTTTCATCCGTCAGGCCATGAGGCCTATGTAG
- a CDS encoding cell division ATP-binding protein FtsE: MDVRMAGVTKVFKPDIMAISDLYLSIPKGDFVYLIGETGSGKSTLLRMITREVRPSRGQISVGGVNVRRLRRGRLPRYRRDIGVVFQDFKLLPHLTARENVAFTLEAMGLPPRVVKNRADEAVDRVGMWHRRNLRPPQLSGGEQQRVAIARAIVGSPALFLADEPTGNLDAHTAEYVMKLLLSIHAAGTTVIVATHDGSLVDSYRQRVVELHEGRLVRDERGGKYRNDGDL; this comes from the coding sequence ATGGACGTAAGGATGGCCGGGGTTACCAAGGTGTTTAAACCGGACATAATGGCCATAAGCGACCTCTATCTCTCGATCCCAAAAGGGGATTTCGTGTATCTCATAGGGGAGACCGGCTCGGGCAAGAGCACCCTGTTGAGGATGATAACCAGGGAGGTCCGTCCCAGCAGAGGGCAGATCTCCGTTGGCGGCGTGAACGTAAGGAGGCTGAGGCGAGGCCGATTGCCCCGTTACAGGAGGGACATTGGAGTCGTTTTTCAGGATTTCAAGCTCCTTCCTCATCTTACCGCCAGGGAAAACGTCGCTTTTACCCTCGAGGCCATGGGATTACCCCCCAGGGTGGTAAAAAACCGGGCGGATGAAGCGGTGGACCGGGTGGGTATGTGGCATAGACGTAATCTCAGGCCTCCCCAGCTTTCCGGCGGGGAGCAGCAGAGGGTCGCTATAGCCAGGGCGATAGTCGGCTCTCCTGCCCTTTTTCTGGCAGACGAGCCCACCGGCAACCTGGACGCCCACACGGCCGAATACGTCATGAAGCTGCTGCTTTCCATCCATGCCGCTGGTACCACTGTGATAGTCGCTACCCATGACGGTTCGTTGGTGGACTCCTATCGACAGAGGGTCGTGGAGCTTCACGAAGGCCGTCTCGTCAGAGACGAGAGAGGGGGTAAATATCGAAACGATGGCGACCTTTAG
- a CDS encoding transketolase family protein yields the protein METEIEMTDRIMVDLLDDVFVSLGSDDSDLVILDADVASNWLIRFSEFFPDRYINLGMAELDAVATAAGMASAGKHVWLFSTAARLLGRGYDALRTAIAIPGLNVKMIVSHGGVSAGEDGAVAQMLEDLALTRSLPGVSVEVPSDCVSAEAILRRIAVMSGPAYVRLTGEPTEDLYDDSTVKDAINVSIPLVEGTGVTICACGIMVHESLKAAAILKQQDISAEVIDCHSVAPLPERSILGSVHRTGCCVVAEEHSSRGGLGEAVASMLCRLYPVSIRFVSVDDRPGQSGSPKELLEYYGLTYQQIVGAAVEAWTMRRR from the coding sequence TTGGAAACGGAGATAGAGATGACCGATAGGATTATGGTGGATCTTCTGGACGATGTTTTCGTCTCTCTGGGATCCGACGATTCAGATCTCGTAATACTGGATGCCGACGTGGCCTCCAACTGGCTTATCCGTTTTTCCGAGTTCTTCCCCGACAGGTACATCAATCTGGGGATGGCCGAGCTGGACGCTGTGGCTACCGCTGCCGGGATGGCCTCGGCGGGAAAGCACGTGTGGTTGTTCTCCACCGCCGCAAGGTTGCTTGGACGAGGGTACGACGCTTTGCGTACCGCCATCGCCATTCCGGGGCTCAACGTAAAGATGATAGTCTCCCACGGTGGGGTGTCTGCCGGAGAGGACGGCGCCGTCGCTCAGATGCTGGAGGACCTGGCCCTCACCAGGTCTTTACCGGGGGTCTCGGTGGAGGTCCCGTCGGACTGTGTCTCGGCGGAGGCTATATTGCGAAGAATAGCCGTTATGTCCGGGCCGGCCTATGTGAGGTTGACCGGAGAGCCGACGGAGGATCTATACGACGATTCGACGGTAAAGGACGCCATAAACGTATCGATTCCCCTGGTCGAGGGAACAGGCGTGACCATATGTGCCTGTGGTATCATGGTCCACGAATCTCTCAAGGCCGCCGCCATCCTAAAACAGCAGGATATATCGGCGGAGGTTATAGATTGTCATTCGGTGGCTCCTCTGCCGGAGAGGTCCATACTGGGGTCGGTCCATCGTACGGGATGTTGCGTGGTGGCGGAGGAGCATTCCTCCAGAGGGGGATTGGGCGAGGCCGTCGCCTCGATGCTGTGTCGCCTTTATCCCGTCTCGATCCGTTTCGTGTCAGTAGACGATAGACCGGGACAGAGCGGCTCTCCCAAGGAACTTCTGGAGTATTACGGCCTTACGTATCAGCAGATAGTGGGGGCTGCCGTGGAGGCGTGGACTATGAGGAGGCGATAG
- a CDS encoding transketolase produces the protein MSSSLEALAMSIRKDVVRMVGNARSGYVASALSVLDILVYLYERELDVDPKNPKARDRDRLIMGKGHGCPGLYAVLAHRGFFEREALWNFRRLGALLQGRPDGSRTPGVDVSSGAPGLALGIANGVALSMRMDGLKGRVFCVVGDGELQEGSLWESAMTSSHMALDSVTLVVDKNGDQMGGAVDSIKRLEPLEDKFRSFGWNVASTDGHDFSSLDAAFSSIRDKNGHPSVIIAKTMRGKGVSFFEEGRKKDSGLSRMETERALEELGNGDRDDR, from the coding sequence ATGAGTTCGAGTCTCGAAGCTCTTGCTATGTCCATAAGAAAAGACGTCGTCAGAATGGTGGGTAACGCCAGATCGGGCTACGTCGCCTCCGCTCTGTCTGTGTTGGATATATTGGTGTATCTTTACGAAAGAGAGCTCGACGTGGATCCGAAAAACCCCAAGGCCCGAGACAGAGACCGCCTGATCATGGGCAAGGGACACGGTTGTCCCGGGTTGTACGCCGTGTTGGCCCATAGGGGCTTCTTCGAGAGAGAGGCCCTTTGGAACTTCAGGAGGCTCGGAGCGTTGCTTCAGGGACGTCCCGACGGGTCCAGAACTCCCGGGGTGGACGTGTCGTCCGGAGCTCCCGGCCTGGCTCTGGGTATAGCAAACGGAGTGGCTTTGTCCATGAGGATGGATGGCTTGAAAGGCAGGGTCTTCTGTGTGGTCGGCGACGGCGAACTTCAGGAGGGCTCTCTGTGGGAGTCGGCTATGACGTCCTCTCATATGGCTCTGGACTCTGTCACATTGGTGGTCGATAAAAACGGCGATCAGATGGGGGGGGCGGTCGACTCGATAAAGAGGTTGGAGCCTCTGGAGGATAAATTCCGCTCTTTCGGATGGAACGTGGCGTCGACGGACGGCCATGATTTTTCCAGTTTGGACGCCGCTTTTTCATCGATCAGAGATAAAAACGGTCATCCCTCGGTGATCATAGCGAAGACCATGCGCGGCAAGGGAGTATCCTTTTTCGAAGAGGGACGTAAGAAGGATTCGGGCCTCTCGAGGATGGAGACGGAAAGGGCTCTGGAGGAGCTTGGAAACGGAGATAGAGATGACCGATAG
- a CDS encoding polysaccharide pyruvyl transferase family protein, whose protein sequence is MKRRFVSLICGYYGMGNLGDELLLAAVLKELDSVGVDRDRVAVLSGDTKGTSLLHGVAAFDRWSFLEVWRACRSSSNCLFGGGGLFQDVTSVRSVLYYGGVVAISRAAGCVPWLFGNSLGPFRSCFGRRISSLALRSCSVVALRDDHSMAEAGRMGISARKCPDPVMSLNVPRGRGGSLLVNLRPWDGDLEFRAAGAIADYAERKGLPVVGVAMCGQDRDLLERFDKDGLLPVSDVVEPKGADDSVWGAGLASIGMRLHFCLLSSLAGLPGTAVPYDPKVVDFGRSVGYPLWDGIGPFPDPEAPNRGWIDRCRKGVSETFRDSWREVYRR, encoded by the coding sequence GTGAAAAGGCGGTTCGTCTCCCTGATATGCGGTTACTACGGGATGGGAAACCTGGGAGACGAGCTTTTGCTGGCCGCCGTTTTGAAGGAGCTCGACTCGGTGGGAGTCGACAGGGACCGTGTAGCGGTGCTGTCCGGCGACACGAAGGGCACCTCCTTGCTCCACGGGGTTGCGGCTTTCGACAGGTGGTCTTTTCTCGAGGTATGGAGGGCTTGTCGCTCATCTAGTAACTGTCTGTTCGGCGGTGGAGGGTTGTTTCAGGATGTCACCAGCGTCCGTTCAGTCCTCTATTACGGAGGGGTGGTCGCTATTTCCAGGGCAGCAGGTTGCGTCCCCTGGCTGTTCGGCAATTCCCTGGGGCCATTTCGGTCTTGCTTTGGCCGAAGGATAAGCTCGTTGGCCTTGAGGAGCTGTTCCGTGGTTGCCTTGAGGGACGATCACTCCATGGCAGAGGCCGGTCGAATGGGCATATCGGCGAGAAAATGTCCCGATCCGGTGATGTCGTTGAACGTACCTCGAGGACGGGGTGGCTCTCTGTTGGTGAACCTGAGGCCCTGGGATGGCGATCTAGAGTTTCGGGCCGCCGGAGCTATAGCCGATTATGCCGAACGCAAGGGGCTTCCCGTCGTGGGAGTTGCCATGTGCGGACAGGATCGAGATCTTCTGGAACGTTTCGATAAAGACGGGCTTTTGCCGGTCTCCGACGTGGTGGAGCCAAAGGGGGCGGACGACTCCGTATGGGGTGCCGGTTTAGCTTCAATCGGCATGAGGTTGCATTTCTGTCTGTTATCGTCTCTGGCCGGACTTCCCGGAACGGCGGTTCCCTACGATCCCAAGGTGGTGGACTTCGGACGCTCCGTCGGCTACCCTCTTTGGGACGGTATCGGCCCTTTTCCCGATCCCGAGGCCCCTAATCGAGGCTGGATAGACCGTTGTCGAAAAGGCGTGTCGGAGACTTTCAGGGATTCCTGGCGGGAGGTGTATAGAAGATGA
- a CDS encoding DUF5693 family protein codes for MEGDVMRFSWRRFFALICVLVFVLSLPGLLSRWNVEKNRRSSVILVDWSQIPPLSVESGNSIEKTLQMLVDSGSRGIMIGEFTGDELENGELPLWYGPLEDLPVKALSSLPEGLTGTALMFDSKGAYAETWRDFLSLRFPHGSHSTVDGKSVFVVPFSRQTLVARGILPDLRGLEIAAKLSLPVIYRPAPVGTQSSETVVNPLKLICERFPNVVGLSPSGEIVAGYPDIKGLAALVRERNLFVTQVEFSRQIGDKPLQWSVWPRILSLHSVTDEEVMSRRIDRKTMVDRMVRAAAERSVSLLLFRVDPLGGGRDPLKRYSSDISELRNRLAGRGIDDRWPSPMPDWGSSPTGALAMVLICLLTLWGLARRFKEVEDDVSIKAILFFTLLSVLLALISLRVSSAAKLIGGFATAFVASEAVLMALEGWKKPGRALIAGPLVAILGGMAVGSFHSAPLYMMRLIPFSGVKLTLFLPILVVLFHDLHRKVHPENLGELMGRPPIWGEIFIAGFLVAAAGLMVFRSGNVSSVPGWEIAIRDALEDLLVARPRTKEAFLGYPCLMLWFYVRRNDWIPRYREVLRLGATVAFSSLVNTFCHFHTALYITFLRVFNGWWTGILLGLLAIVVLRFCFLPFIMKYGRGAEA; via the coding sequence ATGGAAGGTGATGTAATGCGTTTTTCATGGCGCCGTTTCTTCGCGTTGATCTGTGTGCTTGTTTTCGTGCTCAGTCTTCCCGGCCTTTTGTCCCGTTGGAACGTGGAGAAGAACAGACGTTCTTCGGTGATTTTGGTGGATTGGTCACAGATTCCCCCTCTTTCGGTGGAGTCGGGCAACTCAATAGAGAAGACCCTTCAGATGCTGGTGGATTCCGGCTCCAGAGGGATCATGATAGGGGAGTTTACCGGAGATGAGCTGGAAAACGGCGAGCTCCCCCTGTGGTACGGTCCGTTAGAGGATCTGCCCGTCAAGGCCCTGTCCTCTTTGCCAGAAGGCCTTACGGGAACGGCCCTGATGTTCGACTCCAAGGGGGCTTATGCCGAAACTTGGAGGGATTTTTTATCCCTTCGCTTTCCCCACGGAAGTCATTCCACGGTGGATGGCAAGTCGGTCTTCGTGGTTCCCTTTTCCAGACAGACCCTTGTCGCCAGAGGGATACTGCCGGATCTGAGAGGCCTGGAGATCGCGGCTAAACTTTCTTTGCCGGTGATATATCGTCCCGCTCCGGTGGGAACTCAGTCTTCCGAAACCGTGGTGAATCCTTTAAAGCTGATATGCGAGAGGTTCCCCAACGTGGTGGGGCTTTCGCCTTCGGGGGAGATCGTGGCAGGCTATCCGGATATAAAGGGTTTGGCCGCTCTCGTTCGGGAGAGAAATCTCTTCGTGACTCAGGTGGAATTTTCACGCCAGATAGGGGATAAGCCGTTACAGTGGTCCGTGTGGCCGAGGATTCTGTCGCTGCACAGCGTGACCGACGAGGAGGTTATGTCCCGGCGGATCGACAGAAAGACCATGGTCGATCGAATGGTCCGGGCCGCTGCGGAGAGGTCGGTTTCGCTTTTGCTCTTCAGAGTGGATCCTCTCGGAGGGGGCAGGGACCCTCTTAAACGCTATTCCTCCGATATATCGGAGCTGAGAAATCGGCTTGCCGGTAGAGGGATAGACGACAGGTGGCCGTCTCCCATGCCAGATTGGGGGTCCTCTCCTACCGGAGCTTTGGCCATGGTGCTCATATGTCTTCTGACGTTATGGGGTTTGGCTCGAAGGTTTAAGGAAGTAGAGGACGATGTCTCCATAAAAGCGATCCTGTTTTTTACTTTGCTGTCGGTCCTCCTCGCTTTGATATCTCTGAGGGTGTCTTCGGCGGCCAAGCTGATCGGCGGTTTCGCCACAGCCTTCGTCGCGTCCGAGGCGGTTCTCATGGCTTTGGAGGGGTGGAAAAAGCCGGGGCGTGCCTTGATCGCCGGTCCTCTGGTGGCTATATTGGGCGGGATGGCGGTGGGCTCTTTTCACAGTGCTCCCCTCTATATGATGAGGCTGATACCTTTCTCCGGGGTCAAACTGACCCTTTTCCTTCCCATTCTGGTGGTCCTATTTCACGATCTTCACAGAAAGGTCCATCCTGAGAATCTCGGAGAGCTTATGGGACGTCCTCCCATATGGGGGGAGATTTTTATAGCCGGTTTTCTCGTCGCTGCGGCGGGGCTGATGGTCTTCAGAAGCGGTAACGTAAGCTCCGTCCCGGGATGGGAGATAGCCATTAGGGATGCTTTGGAGGATCTGTTGGTGGCGCGACCCAGGACCAAGGAGGCCTTTCTGGGCTATCCCTGTCTGATGTTGTGGTTTTACGTCCGAAGGAACGATTGGATCCCCAGATACAGGGAGGTTCTGAGGTTGGGAGCCACCGTGGCCTTTTCCTCTTTGGTGAACACCTTCTGTCATTTCCATACCGCTCTTTACATCACTTTCCTCCGGGTGTTCAACGGTTGGTGGACTGGCATTTTGCTGGGGCTCTTGGCGATAGTTGTCCTTAGGTTCTGTTTTCTTCCATTTATCATGAAATATGGAAGAGGGGCCGAGGCGTGA